A window from Streptomyces genisteinicus encodes these proteins:
- a CDS encoding globin domain-containing protein translates to MLSAQSSPVVRATLPTVEASLPAIAERFYQRLFDEHPALLSDLFNRANQANGSQREALAGAIAAFARLLVEHPEERPDAVLARIAHKHVSLGITPDQYTIVGRHLLGAVAEVLGEAVTPQVATAWDEVYWLMANALIAAEARLYAQAAVAGGDVWRRMEIAERREETADVVSLTLREPDHETARRFLPGQYVGVRVELPDGARQIRQYSLCCAPGSKTWRITVKREKPAGPGAPDGEVSSWLHAHAHAGDTLEVSLPSGDLALHDADTPLLLASAGIGVTPMLSMLHHLALSASTRRIHVLHADRSPAHHIHREEQAELVSRLTNASLHLWYERGARTLTGPDASEGTVSLDRLPLTPRTDAYLCGPLPFMRALRTGLLNAGLHARAIHYEVFGPDLWQSR, encoded by the coding sequence ATGCTTTCCGCACAGTCCAGCCCGGTCGTGCGCGCCACCCTTCCCACCGTGGAGGCGTCACTGCCCGCGATCGCCGAACGCTTCTACCAGCGGTTGTTCGACGAACACCCCGCTCTGCTGAGCGACTTGTTCAACCGGGCGAACCAGGCCAACGGCTCGCAGCGTGAGGCGCTGGCCGGCGCCATCGCCGCGTTCGCACGGCTCCTGGTGGAGCACCCCGAGGAACGCCCTGACGCCGTCCTGGCGCGCATCGCCCACAAACACGTCTCGCTGGGCATCACCCCCGATCAGTACACCATCGTCGGCAGACACCTCCTCGGTGCCGTGGCGGAGGTCCTCGGCGAAGCCGTCACCCCGCAGGTCGCCACCGCCTGGGACGAGGTCTACTGGCTGATGGCCAACGCTCTGATCGCCGCGGAGGCACGCCTGTACGCCCAGGCGGCCGTCGCCGGCGGCGACGTGTGGCGGAGGATGGAGATAGCCGAACGCCGCGAGGAGACCGCCGACGTCGTCTCCCTGACCCTGCGTGAGCCCGACCATGAGACGGCCCGGCGCTTCCTGCCCGGACAGTACGTCGGCGTCCGGGTCGAACTCCCGGACGGCGCCCGCCAGATACGCCAGTACAGCCTCTGCTGCGCACCCGGGAGCAAGACCTGGCGCATCACCGTCAAGCGCGAGAAGCCGGCCGGCCCCGGCGCTCCCGACGGAGAGGTGTCCTCCTGGCTCCACGCCCACGCACACGCCGGCGACACCCTGGAGGTCTCCCTTCCCTCCGGGGACCTCGCCCTCCACGACGCGGACACCCCACTCCTGCTGGCCTCCGCCGGAATCGGCGTCACCCCCATGCTCTCCATGCTCCATCACCTCGCGCTCTCCGCCTCCACCCGCCGGATCCACGTCCTGCACGCCGACCGGAGCCCCGCCCACCACATCCACCGCGAGGAACAGGCCGAACTCGTGAGCCGGCTGACGAACGCGTCCCTGCACCTGTGGTACGAGCGCGGTGCCAGGACGCTCACCGGGCCGGACGCGTCCGAAGGCACCGTGAGTCTCGACCGCCTCCCGCTGACACCCCGGACGGACGCCTACCTGTGCGGCCCCCTGCCCTTCATGCGCGCCTTACGCACCGGCCTCCTCAACGCCGGACTGCACGCCCGCGCCATCCACTACGAGGTCTTCGGGCCGGACCTCTGGCAGAGCAGGTGA
- a CDS encoding Mu transposase domain-containing protein → MRKSHTLRRQGWTISAIARHLGRDRKTIRAYLNGDQVPGQRRQSPDAFVPFLQYCRQRLADDPHLWASTLFDEVRDLGYEGGYSTFTRALRRYQVRPHCEPCHAATGRNVAVIAHPPGEEIQFDWLELPDAPELWGVGEHAHLLVGALAHSGRWRAVLAESEDFPHLVQALDQVVRKLGGTARRWRFDRMATVCYPSSGQVTASFAAVAKYYGVGVDICPPRRGNRKGVVEKANHSAAQRWWRTVPDALTVVQAQSGIDKITVRMDERRRSVDGVKVTVGELAAAEMLLDVPVRPFPAELEVERTVSPQCLVSFDGNLYSVPPGFAGAQVRVMHRLGESHLDIATAGTRST, encoded by the coding sequence GTGCGCAAGTCTCACACACTGCGTCGTCAGGGTTGGACGATCTCAGCGATTGCGCGGCATCTGGGACGTGACCGCAAGACGATCCGCGCCTATCTGAACGGCGACCAGGTCCCTGGCCAGCGACGTCAGAGCCCGGACGCGTTCGTGCCTTTCCTGCAGTACTGCCGGCAGCGGCTCGCCGATGATCCGCATCTGTGGGCCTCGACCCTGTTCGACGAGGTCAGGGACTTGGGCTATGAAGGCGGCTACTCGACCTTCACCCGTGCGCTTCGCCGCTACCAGGTCCGGCCGCACTGCGAGCCGTGTCACGCCGCGACGGGCCGGAACGTCGCGGTGATCGCGCATCCGCCGGGCGAGGAGATCCAGTTCGACTGGCTGGAGCTTCCGGACGCGCCCGAGTTGTGGGGAGTGGGCGAGCACGCTCACCTGCTGGTCGGGGCGCTCGCGCATTCGGGCCGGTGGCGGGCGGTGCTGGCGGAGTCCGAGGACTTCCCGCACCTGGTCCAGGCCCTCGATCAGGTGGTCCGCAAGCTGGGCGGGACCGCGAGGCGGTGGCGCTTCGACCGGATGGCCACGGTCTGTTACCCCTCCAGCGGGCAGGTCACCGCGTCTTTTGCCGCGGTCGCGAAGTACTACGGCGTCGGAGTCGACATTTGTCCGCCTCGTCGAGGCAACCGCAAGGGTGTCGTCGAGAAGGCTAACCATTCGGCAGCCCAACGCTGGTGGCGCACGGTTCCCGACGCGCTGACCGTCGTCCAGGCCCAATCCGGCATCGACAAGATCACCGTCCGCATGGATGAACGCCGCCGGTCGGTGGACGGGGTCAAGGTCACCGTCGGTGAACTCGCTGCCGCTGAAATGCTGCTCGACGTCCCGGTCCGGCCGTTCCCGGCCGAGCTGGAGGTTGAGCGGACCGTGAGCCCGCAGTGCCTCGTTTCCTTCGACGGGAATCTGTATTCCGTCCCGCCGGGATTCGCCGGCGCCCAGGTCAGGGTCATGCACCGGCTCGGTGAGAGCCACCTCGACATCGCCACTGCCGGGACAAGATCTACATAA
- a CDS encoding ribosome-inactivating family protein yields the protein MSTQTLFTPVRRPLAILLALLAAVSGLLLPGAKPAFADTPFNRISFTYMEVESWGNADYAESYHALIASIRNAAAHRLRDDVFETQDERVSLMSVRLYSGNTWLRLWIEPHNLYLRGFTNIHGTFMAADPEYNLRDTLAQFPTYPSNDQNTGFVYDPAGGGTLPFDSTYGSINRAADRDRSELPISANSAWNYFYQLAYVQRPWEGNARRATASSYLFFTQFISEATRFDDIYYYMHAAVGDSNWRRDGMGENQIAMANNWARISDWARAYLGPTHPGPLVIIGLHVINNWEQLRRVLNTAKHR from the coding sequence ATGAGCACACAGACTCTGTTCACACCGGTACGCCGCCCATTGGCCATTCTGCTGGCCCTGCTGGCCGCAGTGAGCGGACTCCTCCTGCCCGGCGCAAAGCCGGCCTTCGCCGACACTCCGTTCAATCGGATCAGCTTCACCTACATGGAGGTCGAGAGCTGGGGCAATGCGGACTATGCGGAGTCCTATCACGCCTTGATCGCCAGCATCCGCAACGCCGCCGCCCACCGCCTGCGGGACGACGTCTTCGAAACGCAGGACGAGCGCGTGTCACTGATGTCCGTGCGTCTCTACAGCGGCAACACCTGGCTGCGCCTGTGGATCGAACCCCACAACCTCTACCTCAGGGGCTTCACCAACATCCACGGCACGTTCATGGCAGCCGACCCCGAGTACAACCTGCGTGACACGCTCGCACAGTTCCCGACATACCCGAGCAACGACCAGAACACCGGGTTCGTATACGACCCGGCTGGTGGCGGCACACTGCCGTTCGACAGCACCTACGGAAGTATCAATCGCGCCGCAGACCGCGACAGGTCCGAGCTGCCCATCTCCGCCAATTCGGCGTGGAACTACTTCTACCAGCTCGCCTACGTCCAGCGCCCCTGGGAAGGCAACGCACGGCGAGCGACCGCCTCGTCCTACCTGTTCTTCACCCAGTTCATCAGCGAGGCCACCCGCTTCGATGACATCTACTACTACATGCACGCCGCCGTCGGCGACAGCAATTGGCGACGGGACGGCATGGGAGAGAACCAGATCGCCATGGCGAACAACTGGGCAAGAATATCCGACTGGGCCCGCGCCTATCTCGGGCCCACCCATCCCGGACCTCTCGTCATCATCGGCCTGCACGTCATCAACAACTGGGAACAGCTGCGACGGGTACTGAACACGGCGAAACACCGGTAG
- a CDS encoding alpha/beta hydrolase: protein MSTIVLIHGLWVTPRSWERWIPYYEAQGHTVLAPAYPGFEAEVEALRADPSPIASLTVPETLAHLEKVITALPEKPILIGHSFGGVLTQLLLDRGHGAAGVVIDSAPPQGIRVNPPSQLRSLFPIFNNPAKRHRAAGFTPEQFHYAFTNTLPRDEARAAYDRYAIAAPGSWVWTYGLIANLTPGRRETWVDFHNADRAPLLFLAGGRDHIMPPAVNKSNHRHYKAPGTVTDYHEFPERSHWTCAEPGWQEVADYALDWALRHTEA, encoded by the coding sequence ATGAGCACCATCGTGCTGATCCACGGACTGTGGGTGACGCCCCGCAGCTGGGAGCGGTGGATCCCGTACTACGAGGCCCAGGGGCACACGGTGCTCGCGCCCGCGTATCCCGGCTTCGAGGCCGAGGTGGAGGCGCTGCGGGCCGACCCCTCGCCCATCGCGTCGCTCACGGTGCCCGAAACCCTCGCCCACCTGGAGAAGGTGATCACCGCACTACCGGAGAAGCCGATCCTCATCGGCCACTCCTTCGGCGGGGTGCTCACACAACTGCTGCTCGACCGGGGCCACGGCGCGGCCGGGGTGGTCATCGACTCGGCACCGCCGCAGGGCATCCGGGTCAACCCGCCCTCGCAGCTGCGCTCCCTCTTCCCCATCTTCAACAACCCCGCCAAACGGCACCGGGCGGCGGGCTTCACCCCGGAGCAGTTCCACTACGCCTTCACCAACACACTGCCGCGGGACGAGGCGCGGGCCGCCTACGACCGGTACGCCATCGCGGCGCCGGGCAGCTGGGTGTGGACCTACGGCCTGATCGCCAACCTCACCCCCGGCAGGCGGGAGACCTGGGTCGACTTCCACAACGCCGACCGGGCCCCGCTGCTCTTCCTCGCGGGCGGGCGCGACCACATCATGCCGCCCGCCGTCAACAAGTCCAACCACCGCCATTACAAGGCCCCGGGGACCGTCACCGACTACCACGAGTTCCCCGAACGGTCCCACTGGACCTGCGCGGAGCCGGGCTGGCAGGAAGTCGCCGACTACGCCCTCGACTGGGCACTGCGCCATACGGAAGCCTGA
- a CDS encoding alpha/beta fold hydrolase: MNAVTAPNRFITSQGRTLAYRSIGTGHPIVLCNRFRGTPILHTAGDHDVMFPVENWYALDQQLPTLRLTTCPRAGHGPHQQHPEASAAYIRRLPHVPMTPAPPGSNRRCPLPRSM, from the coding sequence TTGAACGCCGTCACGGCACCCAACCGCTTCATCACGAGCCAGGGCCGCACCCTGGCCTACCGCAGCATCGGGACCGGACACCCGATCGTCCTGTGCAACCGCTTCCGCGGCACGCCGATCCTCCACACCGCCGGCGACCACGACGTCATGTTCCCGGTGGAGAACTGGTACGCCCTCGACCAGCAGCTCCCCACCCTGCGGCTGACCACCTGCCCGCGCGCTGGCCACGGACCCCACCAGCAGCACCCGGAAGCCTCCGCCGCGTACATTCGCCGCCTTCCTCACGTCCCGATGACTCCTGCGCCGCCCGGATCGAATCGACGATGCCCACTCCCGAGGAGCATGTGA
- a CDS encoding alpha/beta fold hydrolase: protein MSHVTTSDGTRIFYKDWGTGRPVVLSHGWPLNSDSWEAQQLFLAEHGYRAVAHDRRGHGRSTQTWHGNDMETYADDLAALLDHLDLREVTLVGFSTGGGEITRYIGRHGTARVAQAVLVAAVPPLMTRRDDNPGGVPPEVFDGLRAGSRADRSQLYRDLADGPFFNHPARPVPQGVRDAFWLQSMAAGHRNAHESIAAFSATDFRADLARFDVPTLVIHGDADQVVPFEVGGRASAALVEDAELLVYPGAPHGLTDTHKQTLGEDLLAFLEGYGR, encoded by the coding sequence ATGAGCCACGTCACCACCTCCGACGGCACCCGGATCTTCTACAAGGACTGGGGCACGGGCCGGCCCGTCGTCCTCAGCCACGGCTGGCCGCTGAACTCCGACAGCTGGGAGGCGCAGCAGCTCTTCCTGGCCGAGCACGGCTACCGTGCCGTCGCCCACGACCGGCGCGGCCACGGCAGGTCCACGCAGACCTGGCACGGCAACGACATGGAAACCTACGCCGACGACCTCGCCGCGCTCCTGGACCATCTGGACCTGCGGGAGGTGACCCTGGTCGGGTTCTCCACCGGCGGCGGGGAGATCACCCGCTACATCGGCAGGCACGGCACCGCCCGCGTGGCGCAGGCCGTCCTCGTGGCCGCGGTGCCGCCCCTGATGACACGCCGGGACGACAACCCCGGCGGTGTGCCGCCGGAGGTGTTCGACGGCCTGCGCGCGGGCTCGCGCGCCGACCGCTCACAGCTCTACCGGGACCTCGCCGACGGCCCGTTCTTCAACCACCCCGCCCGGCCCGTCCCGCAGGGCGTGCGTGACGCCTTCTGGCTGCAGTCGATGGCCGCCGGACACCGCAACGCCCACGAGTCGATCGCCGCGTTCTCCGCCACCGACTTCCGCGCCGACCTGGCCCGCTTCGACGTGCCCACGCTGGTCATCCACGGCGACGCCGACCAGGTCGTGCCGTTCGAGGTCGGCGGCAGGGCATCGGCCGCGCTGGTCGAGGACGCCGAACTGCTCGTCTACCCCGGCGCTCCGCACGGCCTGACCGACACCCACAAGCAGACGCTCGGCGAGGACCTGCTCGCCTTCCTGGAAGGGTACGGAAGATGA
- a CDS encoding CsbD family protein, translated as MSGEQKSKAHVEQAKGKAKEAVGRAAGNERMAAEGRADQQRGDARLAKEKTKDAFRR; from the coding sequence GTGTCGGGCGAGCAGAAGTCGAAGGCGCATGTCGAGCAGGCCAAGGGCAAGGCCAAGGAGGCTGTCGGCCGGGCTGCCGGAAACGAGCGCATGGCCGCAGAGGGCAGGGCGGACCAGCAGCGCGGTGACGCGCGCCTGGCCAAGGAGAAGACGAAGGACGCCTTCCGCCGGTGA
- a CDS encoding DoxX family protein — protein MTSTALSAATAPVVSRRADRALWGLQILLALFYGVASAAPKLVAHSSATATFDAIGWGDWLMYLTGMLELAGAVGLLLPRLAALAALGLVGVMLGAEVFTWAFLNGGNWATPLIAAALLGTVAYGRRHTLTVPRRR, from the coding sequence ATGACCTCCACCGCGCTCTCCGCCGCCACCGCCCCCGTTGTCTCCCGCCGCGCCGACCGCGCGCTGTGGGGTCTGCAGATCCTGCTGGCCCTGTTCTACGGCGTCGCCAGCGCCGCCCCGAAGCTCGTGGCGCACTCCTCGGCCACCGCCACCTTCGACGCGATCGGCTGGGGAGACTGGCTCATGTACCTCACCGGCATGCTGGAACTGGCCGGTGCCGTCGGCCTGCTGCTCCCGCGCCTGGCGGCGCTCGCAGCCCTCGGCCTGGTCGGCGTGATGCTCGGCGCCGAGGTGTTCACCTGGGCCTTCCTGAACGGCGGCAACTGGGCCACCCCGCTGATCGCCGCCGCCCTCCTCGGCACTGTCGCCTACGGCCGACGCCACACCCTGACCGTCCCGCGCCGCCGCTGA
- a CDS encoding Dps family protein, whose product MSPLRTPVAAPDRSATAGILQGALVDLLDLSLLAKHAHWNLYGPRFRSLHLQFDEVVTIVRAQADEVAERAATIGASPDGQAAAIASSSSLPSFAPGRIKDTEAVTTLMSALSAVISRMRESTETTGITDPVTQDLLLGITGVLEKQLWKLRAGTNA is encoded by the coding sequence ATGTCTCCTCTGAGGACTCCTGTCGCCGCCCCCGACCGCAGCGCCACCGCCGGCATACTCCAGGGCGCCCTGGTGGACCTGCTCGACCTGTCCCTGCTCGCCAAGCATGCACACTGGAACCTCTACGGTCCGCGGTTCCGCTCGCTCCACCTCCAGTTCGACGAGGTCGTGACCATCGTCCGCGCACAGGCCGACGAGGTCGCCGAACGCGCCGCCACCATCGGGGCGAGCCCGGACGGCCAGGCGGCGGCCATCGCCTCCAGCAGCAGCCTGCCCTCCTTCGCCCCGGGCCGGATCAAGGACACCGAAGCCGTCACCACGCTGATGTCCGCCCTGTCGGCCGTCATCAGCCGCATGCGTGAGAGCACCGAAACCACGGGCATCACCGACCCGGTCACGCAGGACCTTCTGCTCGGCATCACCGGCGTCCTGGAAAAGCAGCTCTGGAAGCTCAGGGCCGGAACGAACGCCTGA
- a CDS encoding MBL fold metallo-hydrolase produces MKTTLTYIGTATVLLETGGLTLLTDPAFDHAPTEYPTGPVTLRSLTGPAVEAADLPALDAVLLSHDEHPDNLDAAGRALLDGRTVLTTVSGAQRLGGQAVGLAPWETHELTGERGTLLVTAALGRHAGDVIGFLLRTPGEDEALYVSGDTVYYDELDEIARRFTVGAAVLHFGAALVPYFGDDYITMDGEQGARLTRALGAGTVVPVHYDAWDHFTQGRDGIAAAFADAGLADRLHWAERGIPTVIDTRSATS; encoded by the coding sequence ATGAAGACGACCCTCACGTACATCGGCACCGCGACCGTCCTCCTCGAAACGGGCGGCCTGACCCTGCTGACCGATCCCGCCTTCGACCACGCGCCCACGGAGTACCCCACGGGACCCGTCACCCTGCGCAGCCTCACCGGCCCCGCCGTCGAGGCCGCCGACCTCCCGGCCCTGGACGCGGTCCTGCTCAGCCACGACGAACACCCCGACAACCTCGACGCCGCCGGCCGGGCCCTGCTCGACGGCCGGACCGTTCTCACCACTGTCAGCGGTGCCCAGCGGCTCGGCGGCCAAGCGGTGGGGCTCGCCCCCTGGGAGACGCACGAACTCACCGGCGAACGCGGGACGCTGCTCGTCACCGCGGCCCTGGGACGGCACGCCGGCGACGTCATCGGCTTCCTGCTGCGTACTCCCGGCGAGGACGAGGCCCTGTACGTCTCCGGCGACACCGTCTACTACGACGAACTCGACGAGATCGCCCGGCGCTTCACCGTCGGCGCCGCCGTCCTCCACTTCGGAGCCGCCCTCGTGCCGTACTTCGGCGACGACTACATCACCATGGACGGCGAGCAAGGAGCGCGCCTGACGCGCGCCCTGGGCGCCGGAACGGTGGTACCCGTGCACTACGACGCCTGGGACCACTTCACCCAGGGACGTGACGGCATCGCCGCTGCCTTCGCCGACGCCGGCCTGGCGGACCGCCTGCACTGGGCCGAGCGCGGCATCCCGACCGTGATCGACACCCGGAGCGCAACGTCGTAA
- a CDS encoding alpha/beta fold hydrolase, which yields MPPPVSRRAVLAGAGVAAATAAVGGPAAAAGRHARPRPTIVLVHGAFADASGWSRVIEHLTRAGHTVVAPPNPLRGVRADSAYLAAFLATLPGPLVLAGHSYGGVLITNAARGNENVRALVYVAAFAPDAGETVPALQSMFPGTGLTEAALDFRAHPHGVEGYVKRSAFREVFAGDLPRSEADLLWATQRPGDTATLSEASGEPAWKTVPSHFLVARGDNLIPAAAQRFMADRAGAHTVETDASHAVMLSEPRITAALIAKASR from the coding sequence ATGCCTCCCCCTGTTTCCCGCAGAGCGGTCCTCGCCGGCGCGGGCGTCGCTGCCGCGACCGCCGCCGTCGGCGGCCCCGCGGCCGCGGCCGGCCGCCACGCGCGCCCCAGGCCGACGATCGTGCTGGTGCACGGCGCGTTCGCCGACGCGAGCGGCTGGTCCCGCGTCATCGAGCACCTGACCCGCGCCGGACACACCGTCGTCGCCCCGCCCAACCCGCTGCGCGGCGTGCGCGCCGACTCCGCCTACCTCGCCGCGTTCCTCGCCACCCTGCCGGGCCCTCTGGTCCTGGCCGGGCATTCCTACGGCGGCGTCCTGATCACCAACGCCGCCCGTGGCAACGAAAACGTGCGGGCCCTGGTCTACGTGGCCGCGTTCGCCCCCGACGCGGGGGAGACCGTGCCCGCCCTGCAGTCCATGTTCCCCGGCACCGGGCTCACCGAGGCCGCACTGGACTTCCGCGCACACCCGCACGGCGTGGAGGGCTACGTCAAGCGGTCCGCCTTCCGTGAGGTGTTCGCCGGCGACCTGCCCCGGTCGGAGGCCGACCTGCTGTGGGCGACCCAGCGGCCCGGCGACACCGCGACCCTCTCCGAGGCGTCCGGCGAACCGGCCTGGAAGACGGTCCCCTCCCACTTCCTCGTCGCCCGCGGGGACAACCTCATCCCGGCCGCCGCGCAGCGCTTCATGGCGGACCGGGCCGGCGCGCACACCGTCGAGACCGATGCCTCGCACGCGGTGATGCTCTCCGAACCGCGCATCACCGCCGCCCTCATAGCAAAGGCATCACGATGA
- a CDS encoding protoglobin domain-containing protein codes for MSASAVAGYRFDDADLPASPVTQEELDHLRTTLLFSEADERALRRAWEILRDQVEQILDVWYGFVGSHPHLVAYFSTPEGEPIAGYLAAVRPRFGKWIEDTCTRAYDETWLAYQEEIGLRHTPARKNRTDGVRSVSHIPLRYLIAFIHPITATIRPFLAAQGHSQEEIEAMHQAWFKAVTLQVALWTRPYGPATW; via the coding sequence ATGTCCGCATCCGCCGTCGCCGGCTACCGCTTCGACGACGCCGACCTGCCCGCATCCCCCGTCACCCAGGAGGAACTCGACCACCTCAGAACGACGCTGCTCTTCTCCGAAGCGGACGAGCGCGCACTGCGCCGGGCCTGGGAAATCCTGCGGGACCAGGTCGAGCAGATCCTGGACGTCTGGTACGGGTTCGTCGGCTCGCACCCCCACCTCGTCGCCTACTTCTCCACGCCCGAAGGCGAACCGATCGCCGGCTATCTGGCCGCCGTGCGACCCCGGTTCGGGAAGTGGATCGAGGACACCTGCACCCGCGCCTACGACGAGACCTGGCTGGCCTACCAGGAGGAGATCGGGCTGCGCCACACCCCGGCCAGGAAGAACCGGACGGACGGCGTCAGGTCGGTCTCCCACATCCCCCTGCGCTACCTCATCGCCTTCATCCACCCCATCACCGCCACGATCCGCCCCTTCCTGGCGGCCCAGGGGCACAGCCAGGAGGAGATCGAAGCCATGCACCAGGCCTGGTTCAAGGCGGTGACCCTGCAGGTCGCCCTCTGGACCCGCCCCTACGGCCCGGCCACCTGGTGA
- a CDS encoding ATP-binding protein: MKLGMRLRELRRAAGLTLEELAEASGVSCRAISDMERGHSRTPQPRTLAALTAALNVSDQERLQLEEDVRALRRSGTAARPGLCEPPRSVADFIGRADELAMVLRAAAGGDRGGPVPVVLIHGQAGVGKTSLALRAADALRGDCPGGCLYVDLRGVDPAPPSPGDLAVRLLRALDVPSRAVAASDEERCAQLRAVLRERRCLLVLDNAADEAQVRPLLPGAGAGPVLVTCRRVLSGLEGVRRLALAPLTPEKSAALLRAVADQAADPTAAGDVAEVSRLCGHLPLALRIAGIRLSTRSGWSVQHLLERLEDEDRRLAALRTGDVSVGAAFALSHAQLSAAARRVFRRLAHLPGPDFTAPLAVLVTGDDLADVVDVLDDLVELGLLQPLGADRYQLHDLLRLFAGERLRGEEPEGERAAVRLGMARRMLEITVTAGRWFEPGYGAPPASWAGPVPLATAEEAAHWLRSETENWLGALRIAAGAGEHRLVVETGEALHWFSDTAIAWRGWYEVYGLSRASAAALGDRRLEATHLNYFSWAASACAHRYDEGLAAALAARDIAAADGDRKEEAWALQYAADSVYLDGRHQEALELLGQALCPADLAGDHDGYVHLLMRVGRVQDALGQYEEALASYEQALRELAVRPVSAYQGSQATAQILVYTAHVMALLGRFEEALQRAEEAAALAVTGSVPALVCRLHFVRGLALARLGDHPSARAELIQVLPLTDQVPMSTRVLSDEAAEILASLEG; the protein is encoded by the coding sequence ATGAAACTGGGGATGCGGCTGCGCGAGCTGCGACGGGCAGCCGGTCTCACCCTGGAGGAGCTGGCCGAGGCGTCCGGGGTGAGCTGCCGGGCCATCAGCGACATGGAGCGCGGACACAGCCGCACGCCGCAGCCCCGCACGCTCGCCGCGCTCACCGCCGCGCTGAACGTGAGCGATCAGGAGCGGCTGCAGCTGGAGGAGGACGTCCGCGCGCTGCGTCGCAGCGGGACCGCCGCCCGCCCCGGGCTGTGTGAACCGCCGCGCTCCGTCGCCGACTTCATCGGCCGGGCGGACGAACTGGCGATGGTCCTCCGTGCCGCGGCCGGTGGAGACCGTGGCGGCCCGGTCCCGGTCGTCCTCATCCACGGGCAGGCGGGAGTCGGAAAGACCAGCCTCGCGCTACGAGCCGCCGATGCCCTCAGAGGGGACTGTCCCGGTGGCTGCCTCTACGTCGACCTGCGCGGCGTCGACCCCGCACCGCCCTCCCCGGGCGACCTCGCCGTACGCCTGCTGAGGGCGCTGGACGTACCGTCGCGGGCGGTTGCCGCCTCGGACGAGGAGCGGTGCGCGCAGCTGCGGGCGGTGCTGCGGGAGCGGCGCTGCCTGCTGGTGCTGGACAACGCCGCCGATGAGGCGCAGGTGCGTCCGCTGCTGCCGGGTGCGGGAGCCGGGCCGGTGCTGGTGACCTGCCGGCGGGTGCTCAGCGGGCTGGAGGGCGTCCGGCGGCTGGCGCTCGCCCCGCTGACGCCGGAGAAGTCGGCGGCTCTGCTGCGGGCGGTCGCCGACCAGGCGGCGGATCCTACGGCGGCGGGGGACGTCGCCGAGGTGTCCCGGCTGTGCGGGCACCTGCCGCTGGCGCTGCGCATCGCCGGCATCCGTCTGTCCACGAGGTCCGGCTGGTCGGTGCAGCATCTGCTGGAGCGGCTCGAGGACGAGGACCGGCGGCTGGCCGCACTGCGCACCGGCGATGTGAGTGTGGGGGCTGCGTTCGCCCTGTCCCACGCGCAGCTTTCCGCCGCGGCGCGGCGGGTGTTTCGGCGGCTGGCGCACCTGCCGGGGCCGGACTTCACCGCTCCTCTTGCTGTCCTGGTGACTGGCGACGACCTGGCGGACGTCGTGGATGTGCTGGACGACCTGGTGGAGCTCGGGCTGCTCCAGCCCCTCGGTGCCGACCGCTATCAGCTCCACGACCTGCTGCGGCTGTTCGCCGGTGAGCGGCTGCGGGGCGAGGAACCGGAGGGCGAGCGGGCGGCCGTCCGGCTCGGCATGGCGCGGCGAATGCTGGAGATCACGGTCACGGCGGGCCGCTGGTTCGAGCCCGGCTACGGTGCTCCGCCCGCTTCCTGGGCCGGTCCGGTGCCGCTCGCCACCGCCGAGGAGGCCGCGCACTGGCTGCGGTCGGAGACGGAGAACTGGCTGGGGGCCCTGCGGATCGCCGCCGGGGCGGGCGAGCACCGGCTGGTCGTGGAGACAGGCGAGGCACTGCACTGGTTCTCCGACACGGCGATCGCCTGGCGCGGCTGGTACGAGGTGTACGGACTGTCCCGGGCGTCCGCCGCCGCGCTGGGCGACCGCCGGCTGGAGGCGACCCATCTCAACTACTTCTCGTGGGCGGCCAGTGCCTGCGCCCACCGCTACGACGAGGGCCTGGCGGCCGCGCTCGCCGCCCGGGACATCGCCGCGGCGGACGGAGACCGCAAGGAGGAGGCGTGGGCGCTGCAGTACGCCGCGGACTCCGTGTACCTCGACGGGCGTCACCAGGAAGCGCTGGAACTCCTCGGGCAGGCCCTGTGCCCGGCCGACCTCGCCGGTGACCACGACGGGTACGTCCACCTGTTGATGCGCGTGGGCCGTGTACAGGACGCCCTCGGCCAGTACGAGGAGGCGCTGGCATCCTACGAACAGGCGCTGCGGGAACTGGCCGTACGGCCGGTTTCGGCGTACCAGGGAAGCCAGGCGACGGCCCAGATCCTTGTGTACACCGCACACGTGATGGCCCTCCTGGGACGGTTCGAGGAGGCATTGCAGCGGGCGGAGGAGGCGGCGGCGCTGGCAGTGACGGGGTCGGTTCCCGCGCTGGTCTGCCGTCTCCACTTCGTCAGGGGACTCGCGCTGGCCAGGCTGGGCGATCACCCGTCGGCCCGGGCCGAGCTGATCCAGGTGCTCCCGCTGACGGACCAGGTACCGATGTCCACCCGCGTCCTGTCCGACGAGGCCGCCGAGATCCTGGCGTCACTGGAGGGCTGA